The DNA segment CTTGCGGCGCGGCGTGACGTTCTCCACCGTGGCCGTGGCGCGGATCTTGAACGTGCCGCGGCCCTTGGCGTACGCGTCCTTGATGCCGCCGAGGCCCACGATCCGCCCGCCGGTCGGCAGGTCGGGGCCGGGGACGTACCGCATCAGGGTCTCCAGGTCGGCGCCCGGATGCTTGATGAGGTGCCGGGCCGCCGCGATGACCTCGCCCAGGTTGTGCGGCGGCATGTTGGTGGCCATGCCGACCGCGATCCCGGTCGTGCCGTTGACCAGGAGGTTGGGGTAGGCGGCCGGGAGGACGACCGGCTCCTGCTCCTGGCCGTCGTAGTTCGCCTGGAAGGCGACCGTCTCCTCGTCGATGGACTCCGTCATCAGCGAGGTCGCGTCGGCCATCCGGCACTCGGTGTACCGCATGGCGGCCGGCGGGTCGTCGTTGCCCAGGGAGCCGAAGTTGCCGTGCCCGTCGACGAGGGGCAGGCGCATCGAGAACGGCTGGGCCATGCGCACCAGCGCGTCGTAGATCGACGCGTCGCCGTGGGGGTGCAGCTTGCCCATGACCTCGCCGACGACGCGGGCGCACTTCACGAAGCCGCGGTCCGGGCGCAGGCCCATCTCGTTCATCTGGTAAACGATGCGGCGGTGCACCGGCTTCATGCCGTCGCGGGCGTCCGGCAGGGCACGGGAATAGATCACCGAGTACGCGTACTCGAGGAAGGAGCCCTGCATTTCGTCGACGACGTCGATGTCGAGGATCTTCTCCTCGAAGTCGACCGGCGGCGGGGTCTTCGTGCTGCGGCGGGCCATCGCTGCTGCGACTCCTTCACGGCTGTCGTGCGGGCAACCTCTCAGGTCCCCTGAAGGTTCTGACGCGCACCATTGTGGACCGCCGCACTGACAACCCCGACCTCGACCCGTCCCAAACGCCCCTCGGCATCCGTCCCGAGGCGGTGGAGGACCCCCTTCCGGGGAATTTCGTGCGAACCTCCGCCGTACGGGAACTTCGGCAGGTGCCGGTTCGCTTGCATACAGTGGCTGTGTCTCGAAGCAACCTTGTCTCGGCAACCTTGTCTCGAAGCAACTTTTCGAAGCAGCCTCCCGCAGCGGCTTCTTCATATGGACATTCAGTAGCGCGATCGAAGGGACGTACATGCCCATGGGTCACACGGCCACAGCCCAGGCCGGCTCCGGCGGCTTGACAGCGACCGAGCACCGTCTGGCCAACGGCCTGCGCGTGGTGCTCTCCGAGGACCATCTGACCCCGGTCGCGGCGGTGTGCCTCTGGTACGACGTCGGCTCGCGCCACGAGGTCAAGGGCCGTACGGGCCTGGCCCACCTCTTCGAGCACCTGATGTTCCAGGGCTCCGGCCAGGTCAAGGGGAACGGACACTTCGAGCTGGTGCAGGGCGCCGGCGGTTCGCTCAACGGCACCACCAGCTTCGAGCGCACCAACTACTTCGAGACCATGCCCACGCACCAGCTGGAGCTGGCCCTGTGGCTCGAGGCCGACCGGATGGGCTCGCTGCTCGCCGCGCTCGACGAGGAGTCCATGGAGAACCAGCGCGACGTCGTCAAGAACGAGCGCCGCCAGCGCTACGACAACGTCCCGTACGGCACCGCGTTCGAGCGGCTGACCGCCCTGGCCTACCCCGAGCCCCACCCGTACCACCACACCCCGATCGGCTCGATGGCCGACCTGGACGCGGCGACCCTGGAGGACGCCCGCGCCTTCTTCCGTACGTACTACGCGCCGAACAACGCGGTGCTGTCGGTCGTCGGGGACATCGACCCCGAGCAGACCCTCGCCTGGATCGAGAAGTACTTCGGCTCCATCCCCTCCCACGACGGCAAGCAGCCGCCGCGCGACGGCTCGCTGCCCCCGATCATGGGCGGCCAGCTGCGCGAGGAGGTCCGCGAGGAGGTGCCTTCCCGCGCCCTGATGGCCGCCTACCGGCTGCCCCACGACGGCACCCGCGAGTGCGACGCCGCGGACCTCGCCCTGACCGTGCTGGGCGGCGGCGAGTCGTCCCGGCTGCACAACCGCCTGGTCCGCCGCGACCGTACGGCGGTGGCCGCCGGATTCGGACTGCTCCGGCTCGCCGGCGCGCCCTCCCTGGGCTGGCTGGACGTCAAGACGTCCGGCGGCGTGGAGATCGCCCGGATCGAGGCCGCGGTCGACGAGGAACTGGCCCGGTTCGCCGAGGAGGGCCCCACGCCCGAGGAGATGGAGCGCGCCCAGGCCCAGTTGGAGCGCGAGTGGCTGGACCGGCTCGGTACGGTCGCGGGCCGCGCCGACGAACTCTGCCGGTACGCCGTGCTGTTCGGTGACCCGCAGCTCGCCCTGACCGCCGTCGACCGGGTCCTCGACGTCACGGCCGAGGAGGTCAAGGCGGCCGCGCAGGCCCAGCTGCGGCCGGACAACAGGGCCGTCCTGGTCTACGAACCGGTCGAGCCCGCCGAAGAGGCCGAGGCCGCCACCGACACCGACGCGCACGAAGGGGCGGACCAGTGACCGACGCTGCCGCGACTGAAGTTTCGATGCAGTACCACCCGCAGCCGACCCCGGGCACGGCCCGCCCCTGGGCCTTCCCCGCGCCCGAGCGCGGCTCCCTGCCCAACGGCATCACGGTGCTGCGCTGCCACCGCCCCGGCCAGCAGGTCGTCGCCGTCGAGATCTCCATCGACGCCCCGCTGGAAGCCGAGCCCGAGGGCCTGGACGGCGTGGCGACGATCATGTCCCGCGCCCTGTCCGAGGGCACCGACAAGCACAGCGCCGAGGAGTTCGCCGCCGAGCTGGAGCGCTGCGGGGCCACCCTCGACGCCCACGCCGACCACCCCGGCATCCGGGTCTCCCTGGAGGTCCCGGTCTCCCGGCTGGCCAAGGCCCTGGGCCTGACCGCCGAGGCGCTGCGGGCCCCGGCCTTCGCCGACAGCGAGATCGAGCGGCTGGTACGCAACCGGCTGGACGAGATCCCGCACGAGCAGGCCAACCCGGCCCGCCGCGCGGCCAAGCAGCTCTCCAAGGAGCTGTTCCCGGCCACGGCCCGCATCTCGCGCCCGCGGCTGGGCACCCAGGAGACCCTGGAACGGATCGACGCCGCGGCCGTACGCGCCTTCTACGAGGCGCACATCCGCCCGTCCGCCGCGACCGCCGTCGTCGTCGGCGACCTGACCGGCATCGACCTGGACGCGCTGCTCGCC comes from the Streptomyces sp. NBC_00525 genome and includes:
- a CDS encoding M16 family metallopeptidase, whose protein sequence is MPMGHTATAQAGSGGLTATEHRLANGLRVVLSEDHLTPVAAVCLWYDVGSRHEVKGRTGLAHLFEHLMFQGSGQVKGNGHFELVQGAGGSLNGTTSFERTNYFETMPTHQLELALWLEADRMGSLLAALDEESMENQRDVVKNERRQRYDNVPYGTAFERLTALAYPEPHPYHHTPIGSMADLDAATLEDARAFFRTYYAPNNAVLSVVGDIDPEQTLAWIEKYFGSIPSHDGKQPPRDGSLPPIMGGQLREEVREEVPSRALMAAYRLPHDGTRECDAADLALTVLGGGESSRLHNRLVRRDRTAVAAGFGLLRLAGAPSLGWLDVKTSGGVEIARIEAAVDEELARFAEEGPTPEEMERAQAQLEREWLDRLGTVAGRADELCRYAVLFGDPQLALTAVDRVLDVTAEEVKAAAQAQLRPDNRAVLVYEPVEPAEEAEAATDTDAHEGADQ